The proteins below are encoded in one region of Eulemur rufifrons isolate Redbay chromosome 2, OSU_ERuf_1, whole genome shotgun sequence:
- the CAPS gene encoding calcyphosin isoform X1, with product MDTVDVTVEKLRAQCLSRGASGIQGLARFFRRLDRDGNRRLDAGELQRGLAELGLVLDEAEAEGVCRRWDRDGSGTLDLEEFLRVLRPPMSQAREAVIAAAFTKLDRSGDGVVTVDDLRGVYSGCAHPKVRSGEWTEEEVLRRFLDNFDSSEKDGQVTLAEFQDYYSGVSASVDTDEEFVAMVTSAWRL from the exons ATGGACACCGTGGATGTCACCGTGGAGAAGCTCCGGGCACAGTGCCTGTCCCGAGGGGCCTCGGgcatccagggcctggccag GTTCTTCCGCCGCCTGGACCGGGATGGGAACAGACGCCTGGACGCGGGGGAGCTCCAGCGAGGCCTGGCTGAGCTGGGGCTGGTGCTGGATGAGGCGGAGGCGGAGGGCGTGTGCAGGCGCTGGGACCGCGATGGCAGTGGGACGCTGGACCTGGAGGAGTTCCTGCGGGTGCTGCGG ccccccatgTCCCAGGCCCGGGAGGCGGTCATTGCAGCCGCGTTCACCAAGCTGGACCGCAGTGGGGATGGCGTGGTGACGGTGGATGACCTCCGAGGGGTGTACAGTGGCTGCGCCCACCCCAAGGTGCGGAGCGGGGAGTGGACTGAGGAGGAGGTGCTCCGCCGCTTCCTGGACAACTTTGACTCCTCTGAGAAGGACGGGCAG GTCACGCTGGCAGAATTCCAAGACTACTACAGCGGTGTGAGCGCCTCCGTGGACACGGATGAAGAGTTCGTGGCCAT
- the CAPS gene encoding calcyphosin isoform X3, with amino-acid sequence MDTVDVTVEKLRAQCLSRGASGIQGLARFFRRLDRDGNRRLDAGELQRGLAELGLVLDEAEAEGVCRRWDRDGSGTLDLEEFLRVLRPPMSQAREAVIAAAFTKLDRSGDGVVTVDDLRGVYSGCAHPKVTLAEFQDYYSGVSASVDTDEEFVAMVTSAWRL; translated from the exons ATGGACACCGTGGATGTCACCGTGGAGAAGCTCCGGGCACAGTGCCTGTCCCGAGGGGCCTCGGgcatccagggcctggccag GTTCTTCCGCCGCCTGGACCGGGATGGGAACAGACGCCTGGACGCGGGGGAGCTCCAGCGAGGCCTGGCTGAGCTGGGGCTGGTGCTGGATGAGGCGGAGGCGGAGGGCGTGTGCAGGCGCTGGGACCGCGATGGCAGTGGGACGCTGGACCTGGAGGAGTTCCTGCGGGTGCTGCGG ccccccatgTCCCAGGCCCGGGAGGCGGTCATTGCAGCCGCGTTCACCAAGCTGGACCGCAGTGGGGATGGCGTGGTGACGGTGGATGACCTCCGAGGGGTGTACAGTGGCTGCGCCCACCCCAAG GTCACGCTGGCAGAATTCCAAGACTACTACAGCGGTGTGAGCGCCTCCGTGGACACGGATGAAGAGTTCGTGGCCAT
- the CAPS gene encoding calcyphosin isoform X2, producing the protein MDTVDVTVEKLRAQCLSRGASGIQGLARFFRRLDRDGNRRLDAGELQRGLAELGLVLDEAEAEGVCRRWDRDGSGTLDLEEFLRVLRAREAVIAAAFTKLDRSGDGVVTVDDLRGVYSGCAHPKVRSGEWTEEEVLRRFLDNFDSSEKDGQVTLAEFQDYYSGVSASVDTDEEFVAMVTSAWRL; encoded by the exons ATGGACACCGTGGATGTCACCGTGGAGAAGCTCCGGGCACAGTGCCTGTCCCGAGGGGCCTCGGgcatccagggcctggccag GTTCTTCCGCCGCCTGGACCGGGATGGGAACAGACGCCTGGACGCGGGGGAGCTCCAGCGAGGCCTGGCTGAGCTGGGGCTGGTGCTGGATGAGGCGGAGGCGGAGGGCGTGTGCAGGCGCTGGGACCGCGATGGCAGTGGGACGCTGGACCTGGAGGAGTTCCTGCGGGTGCTGCGG GCCCGGGAGGCGGTCATTGCAGCCGCGTTCACCAAGCTGGACCGCAGTGGGGATGGCGTGGTGACGGTGGATGACCTCCGAGGGGTGTACAGTGGCTGCGCCCACCCCAAGGTGCGGAGCGGGGAGTGGACTGAGGAGGAGGTGCTCCGCCGCTTCCTGGACAACTTTGACTCCTCTGAGAAGGACGGGCAG GTCACGCTGGCAGAATTCCAAGACTACTACAGCGGTGTGAGCGCCTCCGTGGACACGGATGAAGAGTTCGTGGCCAT